Part of the Longimicrobium sp. genome is shown below.
CCGCGCCCTCGCGGCGGAGCTGGACGCCCTGCTGCAGGGGCGTGCGGCCCACCCCGCGCCGGTCTTCGACAGGGACCTCTCCGCCCTCCTCCTTCTGGATGGCGGAGAGGCGCTGCGCCTGGACCTGCACCCCACGCGCGGCTGGGTGCGCATCGTCCCGCGCCCCGAGGGGCTGGAGGGGCACGCCCCCGAGGCGCGCATCGTACGCGTGGCCGCCGCGCCGGACGAGCGGCTCCTGCGCATCGAGCTGCAGGAGGGGAACCGCTTTCGCGGGGGTGCGCGCTCCCTCTTCTTCGAGCTGCACACCAACCAGTGGAACGCGCTGCTGGTGGACGGCGCGGACCGGCGCATCGTATCCGTCCTGCGCTCGCGCGAGGCGGGCGGGCGGCGGCTGCACGCGGGCGAGGAGTACGCGCCACCGGCCCCGCAGTCGCGCCTCTCCGCGCGCACCACGGAGCGCGACCGCCTGCGCGTGGAGTGGCACCTGCGCCTGGCCTTCGTCGCCCCCGATCAGCGCCGCGGCGAGCTCCTCCGCGGGTTTGCCGATGCCAGCCCCCTGAACGCCGACGCCATCCTGGGCGACGCCGCTGCCAGCGACGACGCGGCGGCGCTGGACCCCGCCTTCGAGCGCTGGTGGCACGTCCACGCGGGCGATACGGAGCCGGTGCTGCTGGACGCGCGCTGGGGGAAGCAGCCCTATCCGCGCCGGCTGGAGGGGATCGCGGCGGAGCCCTTTCCCACCCTCCTCGCCGCCTGGGCCACGCTGGCGACCTCGGACGAGGTGCCGGGGCGCGAGCAGGAGATCGCGCGGCTCCTCACCCGCGCTCGCCGACGGCTGGAGGGCGTCCGCCGCCGCGCCGCCAAGCTGTACACCGAGCTGCAGGGTGTGGGCGCCGCGGAGCCGCTGCGCGCGCGTGGCGAGCTCCTGCTGGCCAACCTGCACCGGGTGCAGCACGGTGCCTCGCGCGTGACCGTGTACGACCACGAGGGCCGCAAGATCAAGCTCACCGTTGACCCCGCGCTGCGCCCGCACGAGAACGCCAACCGCTGGTTCGAGGAAGCGCGCCGCCTGGACCGCATAGCCGAGCGCATCCCCGGCCTCATCGAGCGCGCGGAGAGCGAGGTGCGCCGCTGGGAGAAGGGCATCGCCGCCGCCGAGGCCGGCGAGCCGCCCGCCTGGATGGAAGCCGCCCTGCGCCGCGCCGAGTCGAAAGAGGCGAAGAGTCCGGCGCAGATGCGCGACCGCAAGCCGTACCGCGTCTACCGCACCTCGGGCGGGCTGGAGGTGCGCGTGGGGCGCACGCGCGAGGACAACGACCGCCTCACCTTCCACCACGCCTCGCCGGGCGACGTGTGGCTGCACGCGCGCTCCGTCCCCGGCTCGCACGTGGTGCTGCGCTGGCAGGAGGAGGGCGCCCCCCCCGCCCGCGACCTGGAGGAGGCGGCGACGCTGGCCGCCTGGCACAGCAAGGCCCGCTCCTCCGGCACCGTCGCCGTGGACTGGACGCGCCGCCGCTACGTGCGCAAGCCGCGCGGCGCCCCTCCCGGCCGAGTCACCATCCAGCAGGCGAAAACGGTGTTCGTCTCGCCAGATGGGGAGCTGGAGGAGCGGCTGCGGGAGTAGGCCCGAAAGGCCCCCTCCCCCGCTCGTCACCTCGCGGTCCCTCCCCCAAAACAACCTGGGGGAGGGGCGTACGCGTGCGTCTGCCCGAGCGGCGGGCCCTCACCCCCCCCAAGCCCCCCTCTCCCAAACTGCTGGGCGAGGGGGGAGATCGCGGCCATTCCCGCGCGGCGCCGGCCCCGCGAAACGCGGCCGCTCGCAGGGGCGCGGCGCCGCTCCGGCCTCCCGACCGACCAACCGATACGGTAGGGGCGCGATTCATCGCGCCCGCCCTTGCCCCCACCGCGACCGCCGCCCGCCGCACCCAAATCGGTAGGGGTAGACCTGCTTGTACCTGCGTGTCTGCCCGCACCTACCCCACCTCGATTCCCGCTCTCCCCACCATGCCCACGCCGCCGGACGCGTGAACGGGGGGCGCACCCACACCGTGGATGCGCCCCCCGTTCTGCCGGACTGGCGCCGGCTAGTTGCGGTGCATGCGGACGCGCATAGCCCCGATGCCGCGTGAGAGGCCGCGGCTGCCGGCCCAGTCGCCGTTGCACGCCCAAGGGGTCCATCCGTGGTTCCAGGCGTAGACCTGGTAGCAGATGGACCAGACCGGGTTGTCGACCGTGATGCGGATCTGTTCCACGCGCTGTTTCTCATTTCCCGTCCACGGATCGGGCCAGTGGGAGCATACCACCGGCTGATCTCCGACGTTGGACTGGTGAACCTGGTAGCAGGCGATGGTCGGAACGTCGAGCGGCTGCACGCGGAGGCGGTTCATGTACTTTTCCTGCGTGTCGTACCCCGCCACCTGGTTGTTGTAGACCGTGCCTGTAGGGCCTATCCCGCTGATGCTCGCCTGGTACCCCAACGGCAACATGAACGGCACACTCGTTGGAGTGAGCGTGTTTACCGTTACGTTCTTGACCGCCAGCGATCCGTCGTCCAGGTAGAGGAACGGCTGGGTCGACGGGATCATCCCGACCGTCGTGACCCGGAAGTCTCCCGTGGCCGCGGGCCGGTCCCATGCGGAGCGGGTGGTCGCGCCCCGGCCATGCAGCCACTGCCACGCGAGCCGGGGGATCGACGGGTTCGTGAACCTCGTAAGCGACAGGTTGTAGTCCTTCACGTCGCGCCCGTCTGGGAAGGTCACGGCAGGCTCGCCGCCTCCCGTGATCATGTTGTAGGGGAGCACCTTGGTGATGGGCGTACCGTGGAACCCATTCACCAGCGCTTCGTAGTAGCCGCGCTGGTGCTGGTCGAACGCGTTCGCCATGTCGTCCGAGCTGCCCCCCGGAGCGCCGTACGCCCTCATGTACCAATCGCCGGACGTTCCCGTCTCCGTGACCCAGATCGGGCGGTTGATGTCCCCGTATGCGTTCATTACGGGGGTGAGCGTGTGCACAATGGTGAACGGTCCCCACTGGTCGTAGGGATTCGCGCCGTATGCATGCATCGCCATGATGTCGAGCGGGTACGGCTTCCCCCCGGTGGCCTCGAACCCAGCGTACATCCCCTCCACGAAACGCAGGTTGGGCCCCTCCAGGCCACCGAGGAGCACCCACTTGCCTTGTGCCTTGAAGATCGGGTACACGGCCCGGAGCGTCGACGCGTAGCCGACCCCCCAGTGGTACGAGTCGACGTTGCCCGAGTACTCGCGCCAGGGCTTGGCCCAGTTGGGATGGTCCTGCTCGTTCCAGATCTGCCAGAATTTCACGTCTCCGAAGGCAGCGACCATGTCGCTCAGGAAAGTGGAAAAATGCTGGTTGAAGGCCTGGAGCGAGGTGGCGCTCTGCCAGGGGAGCGGGGTTCCACTCGCCGCGGACGCCGAGTCGAACCACATTCCGTGGACCGAGAACACGAGCTCGAGCCCCCGTTCCCGCGCGGATTGTACCCTGTCGGCGATTGCCTCCATCTTGTTCGGGTCGTAGATCCCGTCGCCCTCCGGGTCCATCTCCGCCCAGAAAATCGGGACACGGACGAGGCGCATCCCCGCGGCACCCGCCATGTCCATGTGCTGACGCTGCTGCGCCTGGCCGAACATGTGGATGTTGATGCCGACCTCTGGAGCCTTGTCGTAGATCCATAGATCGCGTGTGCTCTGCCAGTGTCCGCGCCAGTCCGCGGGCTGGCTGTACGTGTTCGCCCTCGGCGACGCGCCCCCTGGACTGAGGGGTGAGGACAGGGGCAGGTCGTCGGTGCACGCGGCGAGCAGCAGCGCCGCGGCGGCTACGAGTCTGATTCGCATTCTGCTTGTCGGGGGAGGTGGGAGGGTAGGGGGAACTGAGCCTTTTGATCGGATCGGTCAGCTCGCAATTCCATTCAGAAGCGTCAACACGCTTAGTCACGCGAAGTGGACAATCAGAACACGAGTGGTGGCCCGATCTACCCTATAACGCACGAGACACCATGATCCTGCACAGGCGCAATGTGCTGGGCGACCTCCACGCCCGCGCTCTTCCACCGCAACCTGCGCCCACCGCACCACCGTAGCGGGCAGACCTGCGTGTGGCCTGCGTGTCTGCCCACCCCTTTCACTGCCTCGCCCCCGCTCCTTCGCACCCGAACCGGTAGGGGCAGCCCCACGTGGCTGCCCGTGCTTGCCCCCGCACCGACTCGCGCTCCCCGCACAGGTGCACGCCAAACGCCCCTCCCCCAGGTAGTTATTGGGGGAGGGGCCGCGAGGTGACGAGCGGGGGTGGGGGCCTCTACGCCCCCATCTCGTTGAACCGCGCGATGTACGTGTTCAGCCGCACGGACACCTGCCCCAGCGCCGCCACCGCACGCTCCACCTCCGCCAGCGTCTCCGCCTGCTCGCGGGCGGCGGTGGCGACACCCGTGGCGCCGTGGCCGTTGCGCTCGGCCAGCCCGGCGATGGTGGCGATCTCTCCCAGGAGGGCGGCGAGGCGCAGGCGCTGCTCCTCCGCGCGGCCCGCCATGCGCGTGGTGAGGTCGGCCGACTCGCCGGCGGCCGCCGCGATGCGCTGCACGGAGTCGAGCGCGGTGCGCGACAGGTCGCCAACGCCGGAGACGCGCTCGGAGCCGGCCTGCATGCGTCCCAACGCGGCGTGCACCTGTCCGCGAACGGACTCCACCACGTCGCGCGCCTCCAGGGCGGCGCGGGCGCTGCTGTCCGCAAGGTTGCGCACCTCGTCCGCCACCACCGCGAAGCCGCGTCCCTGCTCGCCGGCGCGCGCGGCCTCGATGGCGGCGTTGAGGGCGAGGAGGTTGGTCTGGTCCGCGATCTGGCCGATGGAGCCCACCAGCGAGGAGATGCGCTCGGAGGCGCGCTCCAGGCCCGCCAGCTCCTGCGCCTCCAGGTCCACGAAGTCGCGCAGCTCCACCAGCCGCCCGATCGCCTCCTCGATGGCGCCGCGGTTCTGCACGGCCATGCGCCCCGTGTCGCGGCTGGTGTCGGCGGAGGAGCGGGCGTCGCGCGCCATCTGCTCGGCGGCGGCGGCGAGCTGGGCGGCGACCTCGCGGCCGCGGGCGGTGCGCTCGCCCTGATCGGCGACCTGCTCGCCCATGGCGGCGGCGTGCTCGGCCACCTCCACCCCGCTCGCGCGCAGCTCGGCCAGCCGTCCGCCCAGCTCCCGGAGCTGCCCCTCCACCTCACCCGCGCTCTGCGTCATGGGGCGCACCAGCGAGTCGAGCTGCAGCGCGAGCGAGACCTGGCGGCCGAAGCGCTCGATCAGCCGCACCTCGTTGGGCCCGTACGCGCGGGGACGGTGGTGCGCGATCTCCAGCACCCCCAGCACCGTGCGACCGTACTGGAGCGGCTGCAGCACGAGCGAGCGGGCGCCGTCGCCGTGGAACCGCCCCTCGCGGCGCAGGTCGGCCACTATCAGCGCGTCGTCGCGCCCGGCGGCCTCCACGTGCAGGTCGCTCGCCTCGGCGATGGGGGCGCCGCCGTTCGCCGCGGGATAGATCGGCGCCAGGCGGTTTCCATCGACCGCGTAGATGCGCAGCCAGCGCCACTCCACCAGCCGCGCCGCCAGCCGCTCGATCTGCTCCAGCGACTCGCCCAGCGTCATCCCCGCGGCGATCACCGCCTCCATCGCCACCACCTTGCGCAGCTCCTCGGACGCGATCGCCTCCACAACCAGGGCGCGCGCCAGGAGGCCGGCAAAGATCACGAACGCCAGGATGAAGGCCCATCCCAGGTGCGTGCCGTACATGATGAGCGCCGCCGCCACCGCCAGCGCGGCGATGATCCCCAGGAACGCGGAGATCACCTCGTAGCGGAAGATGATCATCCACTCCGCCTGGCTCAGCTTTCCGCGGTACGCCAGCGAGAAGTAGAAGAGCCCGCGGCTCGCCGCCAGGTATGCCAGGAAGAAGGCGACGATGGTGGGGATCCACTCCGCCGAGAACACGTCGCCGGCGCCGATCCCAGACGGGTAGGTCTGGCCGCGAACCGCGACGACCGCCGCGAACACCCCCGCCCCGGCCACCGCGGCGAGCGACTCGCGCCCGGCGTTGATCAGCGCGGGGATGACGTCCTTGCGGCGGAGCGCGTCGCCGGCCACGGTGCCGAGGTAGGCGGCGAGGACGGCGGCGGCGGGCTCGCCCATCATCACCAGCGGCGCCACCGGCACCACCGTCATGGTGACGTACGCGAACTTGGAGAGCGGCACCGCCCCCAGCCGCAGCAGCGCCACCGCCACGATCCCGGCGAGGGCGGCGATCCACCCCCCTGTGGTGCGCGGCGGGTAGAGCACGGCGACGGTCAGGGTGAGCAGCGCGCCCGCGTACAACACGCCGCGCGCGTAGCCGGCGAGGATGCGGTGCATCACCGTGGACACGTCGCGCTCCGCGTTCATCTCAGCCCGGGCGCTGGACCGCGGCGCGCAGGCCGCGCACCAGGGGACGCGCGCCCTCCACGCCCGCGCGCCCCAGCAGGTCCACCAGCGCGCTCCCCACCACCACGCCGTCCGCGTTGGCGGCGACGACGGCGGCCTGCTCGGGTGTGGAGATGCCGAAGCCCACCGCCACCGGCACCGTAGTGGCGGCGCGCACCGCGTCCACCTCGGCGGCCAGGCCCGCGGCGAGCGACATCTGCGCCCCCGTCACGCCCGTCCTCGACACGTAGTACACGAAGCCGCGCGCCGCCGCCGCGATCACCTTGACGCGGGCAGGGAGCGTGGTGGGGGCGATCAGGCGGATCAGGTCCAGCGGCGAAGCGGCGAAGGCGGCCTCCAGCTCCGGATCGGCGCCCACGGGGAGGTCCGTCACCAGCACCCCCTGCGCGCCCGCCTCCGTCGCGTCGGCCAGGAAGCGCGCGACGCCGTGGCGCAGGATGGGGTTGAGGTAGGTGAAGATCACCACCGGCGTGTCGTGCGTGGCGCGGAACTCGGCCAGCCGCTCCAGCGTCCAGCGCAGGTCCACCCCCTGCTCGATCGCCTGGAACGACGAGCGCTGGATGGTGGGCCCGTCCGCCAGCGGGTCACTGAAGGGAATGCCCAGCTCGATGACGTCGGCGCCCTCTTCGGCCAGCATGCGCAGGAGGGCGGGGGTGTCCGCGGGGGAGGGGTGTCCTGCGGTGATGTAGGGGATCAGGGCGGCGCGCCGCTGCGCGCGGCAGGCGGCGAAGGCTTCCGCCAGGGTGATTCGGTCAGACGAAATAGTCGCCGACATGGATTCCGTACCGCTCAGGATCGGTGGTCTTGATGATGGATCGCAGCGGCTCGCCCGTGGCGGGGTTCACCTGCGTGAGGTCCAGCAGGGGCGCGGGGTCGAGCGGTATCCCCATGGAGTCGTGGATGATGCGCACCGTGGGCTGGTGCATCGCGTCCGGCCGGGTGCTGGCGGCCACCACCACGGCCAGCTCGTAGCTGTCCAGGATGACCAGCGAGCCCACCGGGTAGATGCCGGTCATGCTGATGAACGCCTTCACGATCAGCGGATCGAAGCCGCGCGTGGTGTTGTCGCGCATCTCGCGCAGCACGTGGTCCGCCGGCCAGGGCTGCGCCTGGTAGCTGCGCTTGGTGGTGGCCGCGTCGAAGCCGTCCGCCACCGCCACGATCCGCCCGAAGAGCGAGGTCGTGCGCGGCCTCAGCGAGCGCGGATAACCCGTCTGGTCGATCTTCATGTGGTGCTCGTACGCCACCAGCATGGCGCGCAGCGGAAGCTCGGCCAGCCCGCGCATGGCGAAGAGCGTGAGGAGCCCCTCCGTGGGGTGCTCCTGCATCACCTTGAACTCCTCGGTGGTCAGGGGGCCGGGCTTGTTGATCACCTCCCACGGCATCTTCGCCTTGCCCACGTCGTGCAGCAGCGCCCCCAGCCCCAGCTCGTACAGCTGGTGCTTGTCGAAGCCCAGCTTCTTTCCCAGCGCGACCGAGAAGATGCACACGTTCACCGAGTGGGTGAAGGTGTACTCGTCATAGTCGCGCAGCGTGGTGAGGCCGAAGATGGAGCTCTCGTTGGTGAGCACCTGGTCCACGATGGACTGCACCGCGCGCTTTACCGGGCGGATGGAGACGCCCTTGCCCATGCGCAGCGCCGACATCGTCTCGCGCGCGACGGCGACGGTGTGGGCGTAGGCGCGCTTGGCCATCTGCTTCGCGTTCTCGTCCGTCTCCGGGTCGCGGTCCTGGTCCGGGTGCACGGCCAGGTGCAGGACGGCGCTGCGGGCCAGCCGCTCCGCGAAGTGGCCGAAGCGGTTGTCCGCGTGCGGTTCCGCCATCAGGAGCGAGAGGAACGCCGTCCACTCCGCCGTCCCCGCGCCGGGGAACGCCTCCACCGTCCCGATCCCGTGCCGGTGCAGCGCGCGCCCGACCAGCCCAAACGTGGCGTAGCTCGCCAGGTCGATGCGCAGTCGAAGATCGTTGACGAAGAAGAAGTCGCCCACGTAGCGCACGGAGAGCTCGCCCTCCTGGTCCATCAGGGCGCGCGCGGTGGCGTCCAGCTCGGCCAGGGCGTTGACCACCGCCTGGTTCTCCAGCGGATAGAGCTGCAGCGCGCGCGTGGCGGCCGCCATCGCGAAGAGGAGGTCGCGCCCGCGCAGCTGCACCACGCGCTCGTCGCCGGAGTGCGGCGCGCCGGTGGAGGTGGCCGGGGCGCTCACTGGCGCATCCCCCGCAGCGCGCGGCCTACCGCGCTCCGCACTACGGGGTCCGCGTCGGCGGCGGCGGCGTTCAGCGCCTTCTCGGCGGCGGGGTGGCGGATGCGGCCGAGGCCGAGCGCCGCGCAGGCCCGCGTCTCCCCCGACTCGCGCCGCCCCAGCCAGCTCTTGCCGTTGAGCACGCGGTCCAGCACCGGCACCCCCTCCGCGCCCGCGACGCCGCCGTACGCCTCGAAGAAGGCGATGCGCTCCGAGAGCTCGGAGTCGCGCAGGCGCTTCGAGTCGAGCGCGGCCTCCAGCTTCGCGCGGGCCGGGGCGTAGCGCAGCGTGCCCAGCGCGCGGGCGGCGGCCACGCGCACCTCGCGGTCCGCGTCCTCCAGCGCCCCCTCCAGCGCGCCCGCCGAGGACGGCGAGCGGATCTCCTGCAGCGCCTCCACTGCCGCCAGCCGCACCGGCGCCTCCGGGCGCGACAGGAGGCGCGTGACCTCCCCCGCCGCCGTCTGCACGCGCAGCCGGCCGACGAGACGCGCGGCGCCGGTCACCAGCGTCGCGTCCGCCTCGGCCAGCAGGCGCACCAGGTGCTCGCGGTTGGCGTCGCCCAGGCGCTCGGCGGCGCTCTGAACGGTGGCGCGCACGCGCGGGGAGCCGCTGCTCTCGGCGGCGCGGACGAGGGGGCCCAGCGCTTCGGGGGGGAAGAAGGAGAGGAGGGTGGAGAGGTCGTCGTCGCGCACCCTCTCGCCGGCTTCCTCCACGGTGCGCACCAGCTCGGCCACGGTGGCGGGCTCGGCGAGCTGGGCGAAGAGGGCGCGCACCCCGCGCAGCACTCCGGGCGCCAGGCGCGCCGTCGTGGCGACGGAGACCATCTCCCCCACCACGTACGCCGCCAGGTCCACCCGCGCCGCGCCCAGCAGCGTGGGGATGGCATCGCCCAGCACCTCCATCACCTGCTCCTGGCGGGCGTGCGTGCCGTCCTGCATCCGGTCGAAGAGCGCCGTGAGCACCCCCGTCCACAGGTCGCGCTCCATCTCGGCGCGCACCTCGGCGGCCAGCCGGTTCAGCTCCGTCTGGTCGAGGAAGTAGAGCGCCTCGCGGAAGTCGTCGGTGGTGAGGGTGGCGCGGGGCGTCTGCTCCGCCTCGGCGCGCGGCGCGGCGACGGCCCTGGTCTCGCCGGAGACCGCGTCGGGAAGGTGCACCCCGTCCGGCAGCGCCTCCACGTAGCGGTAGCGGAAGTAGAGCCAGTCCTTTTCCCAGAAGATGGTGAGAAGGTCGTCCTCGTCCGCGCCGCGCACCTGGTGCGCGTGGGCCAGGATCTCCACGAGCCGCTGGAGCTCCTCCTCCTCGAATCCGCGGCGGAGCGTGACCTCGCGCACCCCGTCGCGATAGAGGAGGAAGGCCAGGTTGTCGCGCTCGTCGCTCTGGAAGACGGCGGCGCCCTGCCAGTGCAGCTCGCGCTCCTCCACCGAGAGCGTGAGGTGCGGCACCTGCTCCCAGAGCTGCCCCAGGCGCGCGGCGAGCAGCTCCATGAAGCGGTCCAGCGCGGGGCTCTTCCCCTCGTACAGCAGGTGCGCCCGCAACGCCTTGGAGATCCCCTGCACCACCTCCCTGACTTCCGCGCGCAGCGGGTCCGCGACCGTGTTGGCGGCCGAAGATGCATTGGCGTTGGTCTGGAGGAGCGAGTCGGTCATGCGGGCGGGGCTTTGGGAAGGATGCAACAGTTTAGCCGCCTGGGGTACGCCGCACAACCTCTTGCAAGCGCGGCAGAAAGGCCTCAGCCGTTAGGCGACGGGATGTGACTGCAGGTTCACGCAGAGACACAGAGGGGTACGGAAAGACTACCGAGAGGGGTTCTCCGTGGCTTTGCGGTTCCCCTCCGTGTTCTCCGCGTGATGCTTTTTCTTTTTTGCCGCTATCGCACTCCCATCGCGGCCACCTGCGCGACGTCCTTGTCCCCCCGCCCGCTCAGACAGATCACGACAGGACCCTTGTCGGCCCACTTGGCACCCTCGCGGAGCACGTAGGCGATGGCGTGCGCCGTCTCCAGCGCGGGAATGATCCCCTCGAGGCGCGCGAGGCGGCCGAAGGCGTCGAGGGCCTCCGCGTCGGTGACGGCGGCGTAGGTGGCGCGGCCGCGGTCCTTGAGGGCGGAGTGCTCGGGGCCCACGCCCGGGTAGTCGAGTCCGGCGGAGACGGAGTGCGCGGGGGCGACCTGGCCCGCGTCGTCCTGCAGCAGGTAGCTCAGGCAGCCGTGGAGGACGCCCGGCTTGCCGAGAGTCAGCGTGGCGGCGTGGCGCTGCGTGTCCAGCCCCTCGCCGGCGGCTTCCACGCCCACCAGTTCGACTCCTTCATCCCCCACGAACGGGTGGAACATGCCGATGGCGTTGGAGCCGCCGCCCACGCACGCCACCACGGCGGCGGGAAGACGGCCTTCGACGGACAGCATCTGCTCTCGCGTCTCGCGGCCGATGATGCTCTGGAAGTCGCGCACCATGCGCGGGTACGGGTCGGGGCCGACCACCGAGCCGATGATGTAGTGCGTGTCGGCGACGTTGGTGACCCAGTCGCGGATCGCCTCGTTGGTGGCGTCCTTGAGGGTGCGCGTGCCGCTGGAGACGGGGCGGACCTCGGCGCCCAGCAGCTTCATCCGGTAGACGTTGAGCGCCTGGCGCTGCACGTCCTCCTCGCCCATGTACACGATGCACCGCAGGCCGAAGAGGGCGCAGGCGGTGGCGGTGGCCACCCCGTGCTGCCCCGCCCCGGTCTCCGCGATGATGCGCTCCTTGCCCATGCGCCGCGCCAGCAGCACCTGCCCCAGCGAGTTGTTGATCTTGTGCGCGCCGGTGTGGTTGAGGTCCTCGCGCTTCAGCCACACGTCCGCGCCGGCGGCCTCGCCCAGGCGGCGGGCGCGGTACAGCGGCGTGGGACGCCCCACGAAGTCGCGCCACAGGGCGTGCAGCTCGTCCCAGAACGCGGGATCGGCCGCGGCGGCGGCGTACACCTCCTCCAGCTCGTCCAGCGCGGTGATCAGGGTCTCGGGGACGAATCGTCCGCCGTACTCGCCGAAGCGTCCGGCGCGTTCCTCGCGCGCCACGGGTGCTGCCTGGGACATCGAACCGCAGGGATTAGGGATTAGGGATCTCACCGCGGTGACGAAGCGGTGGATCGAGTCCGCGTCTTTGATGCCGGGGGCCGATTCGACTCCCGAGCTCACGTCCACCACGTCGGGGTGGAGGATGCCGGCCGCCTCGGCCACGTTGTCGGGGCGCAGGCCGCCCGCCGCGATCAGGGCGACGCCGTCCGGGACGGCGTCGCGGTGCGCGGCAACCTCGGCCCACGGGAACGATGCGCCGGTGCCCCCGCGCGCCGCGGTGCTGAAGCCGTCCAGGAGGAGCGCGTCCACGGCGCCGGCCCAGCGCGGCGCCTCGGCGGCCAGCTCGCCGCCGGTGCGGGGGCGCAGCGCCTTCCAGACCGTCCAGCCGCGGGCGCGGAGCTCCGCCGCCAGCTCCGGCGTCTCGTCGCCATGAAGCTGCAGGACGTCGAGCCCGGCCGCGCGCCCCGCGGCCTCCAGCTCTTCCAGCGAGGCGTCCACGAAGACGCCGACCCTGCGCGCGGGGAGATCGCCAAAAATAACGCGAGCGGCCTCCGGCGTCACCGTGCGGCGGCCGCCGGGCGCGAAAACGGCGCCCAGGTACGCGGCGCCGGCGTCGGCTGCGGCCCGGGCGTCCTCGTGCCGCGTAAGGCCGCAGACCTTGACCTCGGGATGCGTCACGCCCGCTCCACCTTGGGGCGCCCGGCCAGGGCGGCGGCCGCGGCGCGCAGGTCCTCCTGCCGCATCAGCGACTCGCCCACCAGGATTGCGTCTACCCCGGCGGCGCCGAGCCGGTCCACGTCCGCCGCCGCGCGAATCCCGCTCTCCGCCACCAGCGTCACCCCCGCGGGCACCGCGCCCGCCAGCCGCATCGACAGGTCCAGGTCGGTGACGAAAGTGTCGAGGTCGCGGTTGTTGATCCCCAGCAGCGTGGCGCC
Proteins encoded:
- a CDS encoding cellulase family glycosylhydrolase, translated to MRIRLVAAAALLLAACTDDLPLSSPLSPGGASPRANTYSQPADWRGHWQSTRDLWIYDKAPEVGINIHMFGQAQQRQHMDMAGAAGMRLVRVPIFWAEMDPEGDGIYDPNKMEAIADRVQSARERGLELVFSVHGMWFDSASAASGTPLPWQSATSLQAFNQHFSTFLSDMVAAFGDVKFWQIWNEQDHPNWAKPWREYSGNVDSYHWGVGYASTLRAVYPIFKAQGKWVLLGGLEGPNLRFVEGMYAGFEATGGKPYPLDIMAMHAYGANPYDQWGPFTIVHTLTPVMNAYGDINRPIWVTETGTSGDWYMRAYGAPGGSSDDMANAFDQHQRGYYEALVNGFHGTPITKVLPYNMITGGGEPAVTFPDGRDVKDYNLSLTRFTNPSIPRLAWQWLHGRGATTRSAWDRPAATGDFRVTTVGMIPSTQPFLYLDDGSLAVKNVTVNTLTPTSVPFMLPLGYQASISGIGPTGTVYNNQVAGYDTQEKYMNRLRVQPLDVPTIACYQVHQSNVGDQPVVCSHWPDPWTGNEKQRVEQIRITVDNPVWSICYQVYAWNHGWTPWACNGDWAGSRGLSRGIGAMRVRMHRN
- the trpA gene encoding tryptophan synthase subunit alpha; the encoded protein is MSATISSDRITLAEAFAACRAQRRAALIPYITAGHPSPADTPALLRMLAEEGADVIELGIPFSDPLADGPTIQRSSFQAIEQGVDLRWTLERLAEFRATHDTPVVIFTYLNPILRHGVARFLADATEAGAQGVLVTDLPVGADPELEAAFAASPLDLIRLIAPTTLPARVKVIAAAARGFVYYVSRTGVTGAQMSLAAGLAAEVDAVRAATTVPVAVGFGISTPEQAAVVAANADGVVVGSALVDLLGRAGVEGARPLVRGLRAAVQRPG
- a CDS encoding methyl-accepting chemotaxis protein yields the protein MNAERDVSTVMHRILAGYARGVLYAGALLTLTVAVLYPPRTTGGWIAALAGIVAVALLRLGAVPLSKFAYVTMTVVPVAPLVMMGEPAAAVLAAYLGTVAGDALRRKDVIPALINAGRESLAAVAGAGVFAAVVAVRGQTYPSGIGAGDVFSAEWIPTIVAFFLAYLAASRGLFYFSLAYRGKLSQAEWMIIFRYEVISAFLGIIAALAVAAALIMYGTHLGWAFILAFVIFAGLLARALVVEAIASEELRKVVAMEAVIAAGMTLGESLEQIERLAARLVEWRWLRIYAVDGNRLAPIYPAANGGAPIAEASDLHVEAAGRDDALIVADLRREGRFHGDGARSLVLQPLQYGRTVLGVLEIAHHRPRAYGPNEVRLIERFGRQVSLALQLDSLVRPMTQSAGEVEGQLRELGGRLAELRASGVEVAEHAAAMGEQVADQGERTARGREVAAQLAAAAEQMARDARSSADTSRDTGRMAVQNRGAIEEAIGRLVELRDFVDLEAQELAGLERASERISSLVGSIGQIADQTNLLALNAAIEAARAGEQGRGFAVVADEVRNLADSSARAALEARDVVESVRGQVHAALGRMQAGSERVSGVGDLSRTALDSVQRIAAAAGESADLTTRMAGRAEEQRLRLAALLGEIATIAGLAERNGHGATGVATAAREQAETLAEVERAVAALGQVSVRLNTYIARFNEMGA
- a CDS encoding HD-GYP domain-containing protein, translating into MSAPATSTGAPHSGDERVVQLRGRDLLFAMAAATRALQLYPLENQAVVNALAELDATARALMDQEGELSVRYVGDFFFVNDLRLRIDLASYATFGLVGRALHRHGIGTVEAFPGAGTAEWTAFLSLLMAEPHADNRFGHFAERLARSAVLHLAVHPDQDRDPETDENAKQMAKRAYAHTVAVARETMSALRMGKGVSIRPVKRAVQSIVDQVLTNESSIFGLTTLRDYDEYTFTHSVNVCIFSVALGKKLGFDKHQLYELGLGALLHDVGKAKMPWEVINKPGPLTTEEFKVMQEHPTEGLLTLFAMRGLAELPLRAMLVAYEHHMKIDQTGYPRSLRPRTTSLFGRIVAVADGFDAATTKRSYQAQPWPADHVLREMRDNTTRGFDPLIVKAFISMTGIYPVGSLVILDSYELAVVVAASTRPDAMHQPTVRIIHDSMGIPLDPAPLLDLTQVNPATGEPLRSIIKTTDPERYGIHVGDYFV
- a CDS encoding NFACT RNA binding domain-containing protein; amino-acid sequence: MSNAIRFDPPLVRALAAELDALLQGRAAHPAPVFDRDLSALLLLDGGEALRLDLHPTRGWVRIVPRPEGLEGHAPEARIVRVAAAPDERLLRIELQEGNRFRGGARSLFFELHTNQWNALLVDGADRRIVSVLRSREAGGRRLHAGEEYAPPAPQSRLSARTTERDRLRVEWHLRLAFVAPDQRRGELLRGFADASPLNADAILGDAAASDDAAALDPAFERWWHVHAGDTEPVLLDARWGKQPYPRRLEGIAAEPFPTLLAAWATLATSDEVPGREQEIARLLTRARRRLEGVRRRAAKLYTELQGVGAAEPLRARGELLLANLHRVQHGASRVTVYDHEGRKIKLTVDPALRPHENANRWFEEARRLDRIAERIPGLIERAESEVRRWEKGIAAAEAGEPPAWMEAALRRAESKEAKSPAQMRDRKPYRVYRTSGGLEVRVGRTREDNDRLTFHHASPGDVWLHARSVPGSHVVLRWQEEGAPPARDLEEAATLAAWHSKARSSGTVAVDWTRRRYVRKPRGAPPGRVTIQQAKTVFVSPDGELEERLRE